In the genome of Pseudomonas sp. HS6, one region contains:
- a CDS encoding ATP-binding protein, which produces MSLRLRLSLTLGAAFALIWALAAAWMLSDLRNQMMFSLDQRLVASARMVAGLLEQLPAIPSKGEGTHFSAEQLNIPGGMACQVSSLRGEILARSHNNPEQALEAQKMGFHDQMIDGAPWRTFTLARGDVRITTADRVIEREALNMSILLAASVPVGVALLGCLCLLWLGIGQGLAPLNRLREALMRRNADSLEPLQLQSFPSELKPLLETQNQLFQRIGKTIERERRLTGDAAHELRSPLTAIKTHLQVARMTEGSARDQSLARAEEGADRLHRTLEQLLLLARVEGSLSFDDGVQCSAEQVAKLAIQDSASGERQRIRLHLPEKLSSAPLQMPAVLSIAALRNLLDNALRHTPTEGAVELSLETTGNRVRFVVRDHGPGIAPDDLQHLTQRFWRNGQSTGCGLGLAIVQAIVQRCACTLHFDSRSDGLRVELTMPLQPA; this is translated from the coding sequence ATGAGCCTGCGCCTGCGTCTGAGCCTGACCCTCGGCGCCGCGTTCGCGCTGATCTGGGCCTTGGCGGCGGCCTGGATGCTCAGCGACCTGCGCAACCAGATGATGTTTTCCCTCGACCAGCGGCTGGTGGCATCGGCGCGAATGGTCGCCGGGTTGCTGGAGCAGTTGCCGGCGATTCCGAGCAAGGGCGAGGGCACTCACTTCAGCGCCGAACAACTGAACATTCCCGGCGGCATGGCCTGTCAGGTCAGTTCGTTGCGCGGCGAAATCCTCGCCCGCAGCCACAACAACCCGGAACAGGCACTCGAAGCGCAGAAAATGGGCTTCCACGATCAGATGATCGACGGTGCTCCGTGGCGCACCTTCACCCTGGCCCGGGGCGATGTGCGCATCACCACCGCCGACCGGGTGATCGAGCGCGAAGCCCTGAACATGTCGATCTTGCTGGCGGCCTCGGTGCCGGTGGGTGTGGCGCTGCTCGGCTGTCTGTGCCTGCTGTGGCTGGGGATCGGCCAGGGGCTGGCACCGCTCAATCGCTTGCGCGAAGCCTTGATGCGCCGCAATGCCGACTCGCTCGAACCGTTGCAGTTGCAATCGTTCCCCAGCGAACTGAAACCGCTGCTTGAAACTCAGAACCAACTGTTCCAGCGCATCGGCAAGACCATCGAGCGCGAACGTCGCCTGACCGGTGACGCCGCTCATGAGCTGCGCAGCCCGTTGACGGCGATCAAGACCCACCTGCAAGTGGCGCGCATGACCGAAGGCAGCGCCCGCGATCAGTCCCTGGCCCGGGCCGAGGAGGGCGCCGACCGCCTGCACCGGACCCTTGAGCAATTGCTGTTGCTGGCGCGGGTCGAGGGCAGTCTGTCGTTCGATGACGGCGTGCAGTGCAGCGCCGAGCAAGTGGCGAAACTGGCGATTCAGGACTCCGCCAGCGGCGAGCGTCAACGGATCAGGCTGCATCTGCCCGAAAAACTGTCCAGCGCACCGCTGCAAATGCCGGCGGTGTTGTCGATTGCGGCACTGCGCAATCTGCTCGATAACGCCCTGCGCCATACCCCGACGGAAGGCGCCGTGGAACTGAGCCTGGAAACCACCGGCAACCGCGTGCGCTTCGTGGTGCGCGATCATGGGCCGGGGATTGCGCCGGACGATCTGCAACACCTGACCCAGCGCTTCTGGCGCAACGGCCAGAGCACCGGCTGCGGACTCGGGCTGGCGATTGTCCAGGCGATTGTCCAGCGCTGTGCCTGCACCCTGCATTTCGACAGTCGTTCGGATGGTTTGCGGGTCGAGTTGACCATGCCGCTGCAACCGGCCTGA
- the dsbD gene encoding protein-disulfide reductase DsbD → MRHIFLLFALLISGLAQAGNDPFATKPEFLPVDKAFVLTSERLDSGETQLFWQITDGYYLYQKRLKFDGLATENAPALPEGESHSDEYFGEQPVYRQGLELKIPAAAKGQIKVSYQGCADAGLCYPPQTRVIDLGGKAAAAATDEAQDQALASGLQQHSLGWSLLVFFGLGLLLAFAPCSLPMLPILAGMVVGSGATPRRGFALASSYVICMALVYAAMGVIAALLGANLQAWLQNPWLLGTFAVVFVILALPMFGFFELQLPVALRDRLEHASRSRSGGSLVGAGVLGALSGLLVGPCMTAPLAGALLYIAQSGNALHGGLILFTLGIGIGIPLLVLVTVGNRFLPKPGAWMNLLKGIFGFLFLGTAVLMLRPVLDSSLWLALCGALLLIAAYSAWKQSEGFGRVAQLFGASSLLLGLWGSLLVVGAAGGSDDPFQPLQVYSTGRTGTAAPNGHEAFITIKDPAALQHELDTAKAQGQWVLLDYYADWCTSCKVMEKKVFGQARVMQALSDVRLLRLDVTADNTASRELLGRYKVPGPPSFVWIGADGEERRSQRITGEVDADTFLQHWTTTRDAR, encoded by the coding sequence ATGCGTCATATTTTTTTATTGTTTGCACTGTTGATTTCGGGTCTGGCCCAGGCAGGGAACGATCCCTTTGCGACAAAACCGGAATTTCTCCCGGTCGACAAGGCCTTCGTGCTGACGTCCGAACGCCTGGATTCCGGCGAAACCCAACTGTTCTGGCAGATCACCGACGGTTACTACCTGTATCAGAAACGCCTGAAATTCGACGGGCTGGCGACGGAAAACGCCCCTGCGCTGCCCGAAGGTGAATCCCACAGTGACGAGTATTTCGGTGAGCAACCGGTTTACCGCCAAGGCCTTGAACTGAAGATTCCGGCGGCAGCCAAAGGCCAGATCAAGGTCAGTTATCAGGGCTGCGCCGATGCCGGCCTGTGTTATCCACCGCAGACCCGCGTGATCGATCTCGGTGGCAAAGCTGCCGCTGCAGCAACGGATGAGGCACAGGATCAAGCGCTGGCCAGCGGCCTGCAACAGCACTCGCTGGGCTGGAGCCTGCTGGTGTTCTTCGGTCTCGGTCTGCTGCTGGCCTTTGCACCGTGTTCGTTGCCGATGCTGCCGATTCTGGCGGGCATGGTGGTTGGCAGCGGTGCCACGCCACGTCGTGGTTTCGCGCTGGCCAGCAGTTATGTGATTTGCATGGCGCTGGTGTATGCAGCAATGGGCGTCATCGCCGCGTTGCTGGGGGCGAATCTACAGGCGTGGCTGCAAAACCCATGGCTGCTGGGCACTTTCGCAGTCGTATTTGTGATCCTCGCGCTGCCGATGTTCGGCTTCTTTGAACTGCAATTGCCGGTCGCTCTGCGTGATCGACTGGAGCACGCCTCGCGCAGTCGCAGCGGCGGCAGCCTGGTCGGTGCTGGTGTGTTGGGCGCGTTGTCCGGTCTGCTGGTCGGGCCGTGCATGACCGCCCCGCTGGCCGGTGCTCTGCTCTACATCGCGCAAAGCGGCAATGCGCTGCACGGTGGCTTGATCCTTTTTACCTTGGGTATCGGCATCGGCATCCCGCTGTTGGTGCTGGTGACGGTCGGCAATCGGTTCCTGCCGAAACCCGGCGCATGGATGAACCTGCTCAAAGGCATATTCGGTTTCCTGTTCCTTGGCACGGCGGTGTTGATGCTGCGTCCGGTACTGGATTCGTCACTGTGGCTCGCGCTGTGCGGCGCGCTGCTGCTGATCGCGGCCTACAGCGCCTGGAAACAGTCCGAAGGCTTCGGCCGCGTCGCCCAGTTGTTCGGTGCCAGCTCGCTGTTACTGGGGTTGTGGGGCAGTTTGCTGGTGGTGGGTGCAGCGGGCGGCAGCGATGATCCGTTTCAACCGTTGCAGGTTTACAGCACCGGGCGCACCGGCACGGCTGCACCCAACGGTCACGAAGCGTTCATTACGATCAAGGATCCAGCGGCCCTGCAACACGAACTCGATACCGCCAAGGCTCAGGGCCAATGGGTGCTGCTCGATTACTACGCCGACTGGTGCACATCGTGCAAAGTCATGGAGAAAAAGGTATTTGGCCAGGCGCGGGTGATGCAGGCCCTGAGTGATGTGCGCTTGCTGCGCCTCGACGTCACTGCCGACAATACCGCCAGCCGCGAACTGCTCGGCCGCTACAAAGTGCCGGGGCCACCGAGTTTTGTGTGGATCGGTGCCGACGGTGAAGAGCGCCGCAGCCAGCGGATCACCGGCGAGGTCGATGCCGACACCTTTCTGCAACACTGGACCACCACCCGAGACGCCCGTTAA
- a CDS encoding GNAT family N-acetyltransferase — protein MDASIYICPATSADVGIISRIIERSIRVGCALDHRNDPHLVDLWIRQQSPEHISTWLADPQRYLNIALMQGRPVGVGMALADGDVTLCHVQPEWFRRGVGRALMTDLEGWLLTRGSARSVLTSTRTGEAFYRRLGYRESAPPLIRHGMRSLPMHKPLPLSA, from the coding sequence ATGGATGCATCCATCTACATTTGCCCGGCTACCTCGGCCGATGTCGGCATCATCAGCCGCATCATCGAGCGTTCGATCCGCGTCGGTTGTGCACTCGACCATCGTAACGACCCCCACCTCGTGGATCTCTGGATCCGCCAGCAATCGCCGGAACACATCAGCACCTGGCTCGCCGATCCGCAGCGCTATCTGAACATTGCTCTGATGCAGGGCCGACCGGTGGGCGTCGGCATGGCGCTGGCCGACGGCGATGTCACCCTTTGTCATGTGCAGCCGGAATGGTTTCGCCGAGGCGTTGGCCGGGCGCTGATGACGGACCTTGAAGGCTGGCTGCTGACTCGCGGCAGCGCCCGTTCCGTGCTCACCAGCACCCGCACCGGGGAAGCCTTTTATCGGCGTCTGGGGTATCGCGAGTCGGCGCCGCCGCTCATTCGCCACGGCATGCGCAGCCTGCCGATGCACAAGCCGTTGCCGCTGTCGGCATGA
- a CDS encoding MbtH family protein — MTSVFDREDILFQVVVNHEEQYSIWPDYKAIPEGWRTVGKSGLKKECLAYIEETWTDMRPLSLRQKMEAQAAAQ; from the coding sequence ATGACGTCAGTATTCGACCGCGAGGACATCCTCTTTCAGGTCGTGGTCAACCACGAGGAGCAGTACTCGATCTGGCCTGATTACAAGGCCATCCCGGAAGGCTGGCGCACCGTGGGCAAGAGCGGCCTGAAAAAGGAATGCCTGGCCTACATCGAAGAAACCTGGACTGACATGCGCCCGCTGAGCCTGCGCCAGAAGATGGAAGCGCAAGCGGCTGCACAGTAA
- a CDS encoding aspartate aminotransferase family protein — MSVATSLIEESSARVASVPAETLYQFNESPLLARQSQQESNARSYPRRIPLALKRAKGLYVEDVEGRTFIDCLAGAGTLALGHNHPVVIEAIQQVLADELPLHTLDLTTPVKDQFVQDLFGLLPPALAKEAKIQFCGPTGTDAVEAALKLVRTATGRSTVLSFSGGYHGMSQGALSLMGSLGPKKPLGALLSNGVQFMPFPYDYRCPFGIGGAAGVKANLSYLENLLNDPEAGVQLPAAVIVEAVQGEGGVIPADIEWLRGLRSITEKAGVALIVDEIQSGFARTGKMFAFEHAGITPDVVVLSKAIGGSLPLAVVVYRDWLDTWQPGAHAGTFRGNQMAMAAGSAVMRYLVEHKVCEHAGAMGERLSEHLHILQRDFPQLGDIRGRGLMLGVELVDPNGAPDALGHPPAFARLAPLVQRECLKRGLILELGGRHGAVVRFLPPLVITAAEIDRVAEIFGRALSAATAAL; from the coding sequence ATGTCAGTCGCCACCAGCCTTATCGAAGAGTCGTCGGCCCGGGTCGCCTCCGTGCCGGCGGAAACGCTGTACCAGTTCAATGAATCGCCGCTGCTGGCCCGCCAGAGCCAGCAGGAATCCAATGCCCGCAGCTACCCGCGGCGCATTCCCCTGGCGCTGAAGCGTGCCAAGGGCCTGTATGTCGAAGACGTTGAAGGCCGCACCTTCATCGATTGCCTGGCCGGTGCCGGCACCCTGGCGCTGGGGCACAACCACCCGGTGGTGATCGAGGCCATCCAGCAAGTGCTGGCCGATGAGCTGCCGCTGCACACCCTCGACCTGACCACACCGGTGAAGGATCAATTCGTTCAGGACCTGTTCGGCTTGCTGCCTCCAGCATTGGCCAAGGAAGCGAAAATCCAGTTCTGCGGCCCGACCGGCACCGACGCGGTAGAAGCTGCACTGAAACTGGTGCGCACCGCCACGGGACGCAGCACCGTGCTGTCGTTCTCCGGCGGCTACCACGGCATGAGCCAGGGTGCGTTGAGTCTGATGGGCAGCCTGGGGCCGAAAAAGCCGCTGGGTGCGTTGCTCAGCAATGGCGTGCAATTCATGCCGTTCCCGTATGACTACCGTTGCCCGTTCGGCATCGGTGGCGCGGCGGGTGTGAAGGCCAACCTGAGTTACCTGGAAAACCTGCTCAACGACCCGGAGGCCGGTGTGCAATTGCCGGCGGCGGTGATCGTCGAGGCGGTGCAGGGCGAGGGCGGTGTGATTCCGGCCGACATCGAGTGGCTGCGCGGTCTGCGTAGCATCACTGAAAAGGCTGGCGTGGCGCTGATTGTCGACGAGATCCAGAGCGGTTTCGCCCGCACCGGCAAGATGTTCGCCTTCGAGCACGCCGGCATCACCCCGGACGTGGTCGTGCTGTCCAAAGCCATCGGCGGCAGCCTGCCGCTGGCGGTGGTGGTTTACCGCGACTGGCTCGACACCTGGCAGCCGGGCGCCCACGCCGGCACCTTCCGTGGCAACCAGATGGCGATGGCCGCCGGTTCTGCGGTGATGCGCTACCTGGTCGAGCACAAGGTCTGCGAACACGCGGGGGCCATGGGTGAACGCCTGAGCGAGCACCTGCACATCCTGCAGCGTGACTTCCCGCAACTGGGTGACATTCGTGGTCGTGGCCTGATGCTCGGTGTCGAGCTGGTCGATCCGAACGGTGCGCCGGACGCGCTGGGCCATCCACCGGCCTTCGCCCGTCTGGCGCCGCTGGTTCAGCGCGAATGCCTCAAGCGTGGCCTGATCCTGGAGCTGGGCGGACGACATGGCGCAGTGGTGCGGTTCCTGCCGCCGCTGGTGATCACCGCCGCTGAAATCGACCGCGTCGCCGAGATCTTCGGTCGTGCGCTGAGCGCCGCGACCGCTGCCCTGTAA
- the dsbG gene encoding thiol:disulfide interchange protein DsbG: MPRLRHLLTLTLGAALLHLPSVQAAEELPDAIKKIEAKGAKIVGQFDAPDGLRGYAAQYQNRGMALYLTPDGKHVLLGNLYDADGNDLSSAPLQKLVYAPLAKEVWAKFEASNWIQDGNKDAPRTVYLFSDPNCPYCNMFWEQARPWVKAGKVQLRHIMVGIIREDSPAKSAALLAAKDPAKALEEHEKAGKASTLKALKDIPAAVQTKLAANMQLMEDLELQATPAIFYMDDKGELQQQQGAPTPDKLAKILGPK; encoded by the coding sequence ATGCCCCGCCTCCGCCACCTGCTGACGCTGACTCTGGGCGCCGCCCTGCTGCACTTGCCGTCGGTACAGGCTGCTGAAGAATTGCCTGACGCGATCAAGAAGATCGAAGCCAAGGGCGCAAAAATCGTCGGCCAGTTCGACGCGCCCGACGGCCTGCGTGGTTACGCCGCGCAATACCAGAACCGTGGCATGGCGCTGTACCTGACACCGGACGGCAAGCACGTGCTGCTGGGCAACCTGTACGACGCCGACGGCAATGACCTGAGCAGTGCGCCGCTGCAAAAACTGGTCTACGCGCCGCTGGCCAAGGAAGTCTGGGCCAAGTTCGAAGCGAGCAACTGGATTCAGGACGGCAACAAGGATGCACCGCGCACGGTGTACCTGTTCAGCGACCCGAACTGCCCGTACTGCAACATGTTCTGGGAACAGGCCCGCCCATGGGTCAAGGCCGGCAAGGTGCAGTTGCGCCACATCATGGTCGGCATCATCCGCGAAGACAGCCCGGCAAAATCCGCCGCGTTGCTGGCCGCCAAAGACCCGGCCAAGGCCCTGGAAGAACACGAGAAGGCCGGCAAGGCCAGCACACTCAAGGCCTTGAAGGACATTCCGGCCGCCGTGCAGACCAAACTCGCGGCGAACATGCAGTTGATGGAAGACCTGGAATTACAGGCCACCCCGGCAATCTTCTACATGGACGACAAGGGCGAACTGCAACAACAGCAAGGCGCGCCGACGCCGGACAAGCTGGCGAAGATTCTCGGCCCGAAATAA
- a CDS encoding TlpA disulfide reductase family protein, with translation MLTFTLGTFAIALNHLLLISALALATFVGWRMAKRGGDNPESALFSLFLLGMLAARIAFVAVYWGHYRNDPWQIIDLRDGGFLAWPGVIVLLLAALFRGWRRPGLRRPLGFGVVSGVAFWLLATLSLSIYEQGTRLPDITLRNAAGETVKLADYQGGPLVINLWATWCPPCRREMPVLENAQQQRPDLTFLFVNQAESMQSVATFLETQGLSLNNVLFDRSGHLGQAVGSMALPTTLFYSPDGQLLASHLGELSNASLARALENFDVPNPNTNAAPATSARKLPCPASATC, from the coding sequence ATGCTGACCTTCACCCTCGGCACCTTTGCCATTGCGCTTAACCACCTGCTGCTGATCAGCGCCTTGGCGCTGGCGACCTTCGTCGGCTGGCGGATGGCCAAGCGCGGTGGCGATAACCCCGAGTCGGCGCTGTTCAGCCTGTTTCTGCTGGGCATGCTCGCGGCGCGCATTGCCTTTGTCGCTGTGTACTGGGGACATTACCGCAACGATCCGTGGCAGATCATCGACCTGCGCGACGGCGGTTTTCTCGCCTGGCCGGGAGTGATCGTGCTGTTGCTGGCCGCGCTTTTTCGCGGCTGGCGCCGGCCGGGTTTGCGTCGACCGTTGGGGTTCGGCGTGGTCAGTGGCGTGGCATTCTGGTTGCTGGCCACCCTGTCGCTGAGCATCTACGAGCAAGGCACACGTCTGCCGGACATCACCCTGCGTAACGCCGCCGGGGAAACCGTGAAACTCGCCGACTATCAGGGCGGTCCGCTGGTGATCAACTTGTGGGCGACCTGGTGTCCGCCGTGCCGGCGGGAAATGCCGGTGCTGGAAAACGCCCAGCAGCAACGCCCGGACCTGACGTTCCTGTTCGTCAATCAGGCCGAAAGCATGCAAAGCGTCGCGACCTTTCTCGAAACCCAGGGCCTGAGCCTGAACAACGTGCTGTTCGACCGCAGCGGTCATCTGGGCCAGGCCGTGGGTTCGATGGCATTGCCGACTACGCTGTTCTACAGCCCTGACGGTCAATTGCTGGCCAGCCACCTGGGCGAATTGTCGAACGCCAGTCTGGCCCGGGCCCTGGAAAACTTCGACGTACCGAATCCAAATACGAACGCCGCACCGGCCACCTCTGCAAGGAAACTGCCATGCCCCGCCTCCGCCACCTGCTGA
- a CDS encoding metal ABC transporter solute-binding protein, Zn/Mn family: protein MSFSLRQLAVAIALTGAVSSPLLAAEKNVRVLASLPITFGLGEVLLKGTDISLERAAPASLPGSRQTAYFTGRGAPKLSKLATGADAVIGVRSLWADDPLYPIARRSNIRIVEVDAARPVDGALPGIAVQPGLKVDGLNSQPWLASNNMGRMADVMAADLVRLAPKDKPKIEANLAALKQRLLKLSADSEARLASADNLSVMSLSDHFGYLIGSLNLELIGQDPRPDAEWTPEDLKKLTATLKDNDVAVVLHHRQPSDAVKAAIAESGSHLLVLSTDAADPVAELEGNVDALLKGLSGA from the coding sequence ATGTCTTTTTCACTGCGACAACTTGCTGTGGCCATCGCCCTCACCGGCGCCGTCTCAAGCCCTTTGCTGGCTGCCGAAAAAAACGTGCGCGTGCTGGCTTCGTTGCCGATCACCTTTGGCCTGGGCGAAGTGCTGCTCAAGGGCACCGACATCAGCCTCGAACGCGCAGCGCCGGCGAGTCTGCCGGGCAGCCGCCAGACCGCGTATTTCACCGGTCGCGGCGCCCCGAAGCTGAGCAAACTGGCCACCGGCGCCGACGCGGTAATCGGCGTGCGCTCGCTGTGGGCCGATGATCCGCTGTACCCGATTGCCCGACGCAGCAACATCCGCATCGTTGAAGTCGACGCCGCCCGCCCGGTGGACGGTGCCCTGCCCGGCATCGCCGTGCAACCGGGTCTGAAGGTCGATGGTTTGAACAGCCAGCCGTGGCTGGCCAGCAACAACATGGGACGCATGGCTGACGTGATGGCAGCGGATCTGGTGCGCTTGGCGCCGAAGGACAAGCCGAAGATCGAAGCCAACCTCGCCGCACTGAAACAACGCCTGCTGAAACTCAGTGCCGACAGCGAGGCACGCCTGGCCAGTGCCGACAATCTGAGCGTGATGAGCCTGAGCGATCACTTCGGCTATCTGATCGGCAGCCTGAATCTGGAGTTGATCGGACAGGATCCTCGACCGGATGCCGAATGGACGCCGGAAGACTTGAAGAAGTTGACCGCAACGCTCAAGGACAACGACGTGGCGGTGGTGCTGCACCATCGGCAACCGTCAGACGCCGTGAAAGCGGCAATTGCCGAGTCGGGCAGTCATCTGCTGGTGCTGAGCACCGATGCGGCGGATCCGGTAGCAGAACTGGAAGGGAATGTGGATGCGTTGCTCAAGGGTTTGAGCGGCGCCTGA
- a CDS encoding metal ABC transporter permease: protein MSYEAFRLMIQGWATSGYLPEALAYGFVVNALLAGLLIGPVLGGLGTLVVVKRFAFFSEAVGHAALTGVAIGILLGEPYTGPYGSLFGYCLLFGILLNYLRNRTGLAPDTLIGVFLSVSLALGASLLLILAGKINVHILENVLFGSVLTVNGNDLAVLAIVGSLVMALALPLYNRIMLASFNPQLAAVRGVAVKTLDYLFVILVTLITVAAVKVIGAILVGALLVIPAAAARLLSQSLKGFFWCSVLIATVSTLCGILAPIVFDLPIPSGAAIILVAGIGFALAAIARGVVPSLKGNLG from the coding sequence ATGAGTTACGAAGCCTTTCGTTTGATGATTCAGGGCTGGGCCACGTCCGGCTACCTGCCGGAAGCGCTGGCCTATGGCTTTGTGGTCAACGCGCTGCTCGCCGGGCTGTTGATCGGCCCGGTGCTGGGCGGTCTCGGCACGCTGGTGGTGGTCAAGCGCTTTGCGTTTTTCTCCGAAGCGGTCGGCCACGCGGCACTGACCGGTGTGGCCATCGGCATTTTGCTCGGCGAGCCCTACACCGGGCCGTACGGCAGCCTGTTCGGCTACTGCCTGCTGTTCGGCATTCTGCTCAATTACCTGCGCAACCGCACCGGCCTGGCCCCGGACACGCTGATCGGCGTGTTCCTGTCGGTGTCCCTGGCGCTGGGGGCCAGCCTGCTGCTGATTCTGGCGGGCAAGATCAACGTGCACATTCTGGAAAACGTGCTGTTCGGCTCGGTGCTGACGGTCAACGGCAATGACCTGGCGGTGCTGGCGATCGTCGGTTCGCTGGTGATGGCGCTGGCATTGCCGCTGTACAACCGCATCATGCTCGCCAGTTTCAACCCGCAACTGGCGGCGGTGCGCGGCGTCGCCGTGAAGACCCTGGATTATCTGTTCGTGATTCTGGTGACGCTGATCACCGTCGCGGCGGTAAAAGTCATTGGCGCGATTCTGGTCGGTGCCCTACTGGTAATTCCTGCAGCCGCCGCGCGATTGCTCAGCCAGTCGCTGAAAGGCTTCTTCTGGTGCTCGGTGCTGATCGCCACAGTCAGCACGCTGTGCGGGATTCTCGCGCCCATCGTGTTCGACCTGCCGATTCCGTCCGGTGCCGCGATCATCCTCGTTGCCGGTATCGGGTTCGCCCTCGCCGCCATCGCCCGGGGCGTCGTCCCCAGTCTGAAAGGGAACCTTGGATAA
- a CDS encoding alpha/beta fold hydrolase gives MAFFEVDGQALHYFDQGTGPAVLLAGSYLWDQAMWAPQIAALSPHYRVIALDLWGHGESGRLPEGTASLDDIARQSLALLDHLEIDRVTLVGLSVGGMWGVRLALSAPQRLNGLVLMDTYVGVEPEPTRQYYFSLFKQIEESGEISEQLLDIVVPIFFRPGIDPQSALYQDFRAKLAGYSADHLRQSIVPMGRITFGRDDLLPRLGELNAATTLVMCGDQDKPRPPSEAREMADLIGCPCVLVPEAGHISNLENPPFVTDTLLKFLAELK, from the coding sequence ATGGCTTTCTTCGAGGTTGACGGACAGGCGCTTCACTACTTTGATCAAGGCACAGGTCCGGCGGTGTTGCTGGCCGGCAGCTACCTGTGGGACCAGGCCATGTGGGCACCGCAGATCGCTGCGTTATCGCCGCACTATCGGGTGATTGCGCTGGATCTGTGGGGCCACGGTGAATCCGGACGTTTGCCTGAAGGCACCGCTTCGCTGGACGACATCGCCCGTCAGTCACTGGCCCTGCTCGATCATCTGGAGATCGACCGGGTCACGCTGGTCGGACTGTCGGTCGGCGGCATGTGGGGCGTGCGCCTGGCGTTGTCGGCGCCGCAGCGGCTCAATGGTCTGGTGCTGATGGACACCTACGTCGGCGTCGAGCCGGAGCCGACCCGTCAGTATTACTTTTCGCTGTTCAAGCAGATCGAAGAAAGCGGCGAGATCTCCGAGCAGTTACTCGACATCGTGGTGCCGATCTTCTTCCGTCCGGGCATCGATCCGCAGTCGGCGCTGTATCAGGATTTCCGCGCAAAACTCGCGGGTTATTCCGCCGATCACCTGCGTCAAAGCATCGTGCCGATGGGGCGCATCACGTTTGGCCGAGATGATCTGTTGCCGCGTCTGGGCGAGCTGAATGCGGCCACCACGCTGGTGATGTGTGGCGATCAGGACAAACCACGCCCGCCGTCGGAAGCGCGGGAAATGGCTGATTTGATTGGCTGTCCGTGTGTGCTGGTGCCAGAGGCGGGGCATATCTCTAACCTGGAGAATCCGCCGTTCGTGACCGACACGCTGCTGAAGTTTCTGGCTGAGCTGAAGTAA
- a CDS encoding response regulator, whose translation MHVLVCEDDDLIASGIVAGLTAQGLTVEHVNTASKARAILKVAEFDVMVLDLGLPDEDGLKLLQQLRQQGLEIPVLILTARDSVTDRVDGLQSGADDYLLKPFDLRELFARLQTLLRRVAGRSVNLIEHGALTYDPSSRETTLAGRSVDLSRREQSLLQALLHNRGRVLSTEQLKDSVYGFNDELESNALNVHIHHLRSKLGKGIVETVRGLGYRLGPADGGEPDK comes from the coding sequence ATGCATGTGCTTGTCTGCGAAGACGATGACCTGATCGCCAGTGGCATCGTCGCCGGGCTGACGGCCCAGGGCTTGACGGTCGAACACGTCAACACCGCCTCCAAGGCGCGGGCGATCCTCAAGGTTGCCGAATTTGACGTGATGGTGCTCGACCTCGGCCTGCCGGACGAAGATGGCCTCAAACTGTTGCAGCAACTGCGTCAGCAGGGCCTGGAAATTCCGGTGCTGATCCTCACTGCTCGGGATTCAGTCACCGACCGGGTCGACGGTTTGCAGTCCGGCGCCGACGATTACCTGCTCAAGCCTTTCGATTTGCGCGAACTGTTTGCCCGTCTGCAAACCCTGTTGCGTCGGGTGGCCGGGCGCAGCGTCAACCTGATCGAGCACGGCGCGCTGACCTACGACCCAAGCAGCCGTGAAACCACCCTGGCGGGCCGTTCGGTGGACTTGTCCCGTCGCGAACAATCCCTGCTGCAAGCCTTGCTGCATAACCGTGGCCGGGTGCTGTCCACCGAGCAATTGAAGGACAGCGTCTACGGTTTCAACGATGAACTGGAAAGCAACGCGCTCAACGTGCACATCCATCACCTGCGCAGCAAACTCGGCAAGGGCATCGTCGAAACCGTGCGTGGTCTGGGCTATCGCCTGGGCCCGGCCGATGGTGGAGAACCTGACAAGTGA